The Sulfitobacter sp. S223 genome contains the following window.
AAAGGTCTGTTCGACCCACGCAATATCGTCGCGATACATCTCATGCAGTGTTTTGAGTTCGTCCAGCGTGATCGACGCAGAGGCCGCTTTGCTGCTGCCTTCGTCGCCATTTTCCATGAACTTTATGTTCTTCGGATTTTTGCTGTCCTGATCGATCTGGATGGCATTGTCCCGGAAGGTCAGATTGAAACCGGGGTTGGCAGCCTTCGTAACGGCAGGAAGATCCACCCGCTTGAGCGCCAGGAAATCGCAGACATCATTCCAGCAATCGGCGGGACGCGTTTGCAGATCATCAAAGAGCATCACGTGGAAGTTGCTACGGTCAAACCGGCTGAGCCACATCTCCATGTGCTTGCGGTAGAACCCCATGTCGATGATGCCAAACTTTTTGCCGATATCGAGTATGGACTGACCGGGCTCGAACCGGTTGTACCGGAAGTGGTGGAAATAAGCGGAGACAGCCCGATCCACCGGATGCCGCAACCCGACAAGCAAGCGTACATCAGCGCCCAGTATTTCATGCACGGCACCGGGAACATCATCATTGCGCGGCTTGCCCGGCTGATAAAACTCCGAGGACGGATCAGCGCTCCACAAATAACCCGGAGAGCTTTCACCAGCCCAGGTCTCTGGGCCGCTGTCCACGAAATGCGCGGCATATTCCTCAATCATCTCCCGCCAGTTTGGCCGGGTGAAATGATGCACTTCCTTAGTCTCTGTCATAAAGACATCGGGGTGCTCCTTAAGGCGCTTATGGAGCCATGTCGTACCGGCCTTCTGGGCACCGATTACAAGAAGATTGGGATATTTCATTTGCCTGTCTCCTGCGGGACTATGGTCCCGTAAATGCTTTCGATATGACTCAGAACTTGGTCAAGCACGAATTCCAGCGTTAGTGTTTTCATACAATCGCATTCCCCCAAATCGATCTTGGTCGGCTTGAGCGCGGGCTTTGTCTCGCAGGGGGCGCAGTCTTTATCAACCATGATGATCAGACATTCAGGGTTGTCGGGGCCGCGTGTTACGGGGTTTGTGGGTCCGAATAATGCGGCTTGGGGCATCGCAAGAGCATTTGCGATGTTCATCACACCGCTGTCGTTCGAGATGAAATAATCACATTCCATGATGCCGTCGATGCTGTCTTGTAGGATCAGACCGGTGCTTTTTTGGGTGAAAGGCACAGCTTCCGCATCGCCACCGAAACAGACGACCTCATAGCCCCGTGAAATCAGGGCTTCGGCCAGTTGCTGGAAATAGGGCCAGCGCTTGACCGCCCAGTGGTTTGACTTTGACCCGGCATGAAATCCGATCCGGCGACATTCTTCAGGCTTGTTATAAGTCCGGTCTGCCAGAAAATAACCGCCCGTTGCCGCCGAGCGGTCCACGCCAAGCGCCTCTGCCACAAAGTCGATATTAAAGGCTCCCTCATGCACCTCACCCGACGGATCGAAGCGACGCCATTCGCGTGAATAGTGGACATCTTCAGCCGTGAAATCAAACCGTCCGTCTCCGAAAGAATGCGACACGAACACCTGCTTGTACGGCTTCATCAATATCCGCTCATCAAGCGGGAAGATCATGTTCACATAAGGTGATCCCGCAAACAGCTGGTCGGCCTCGGCCCAATCGCCTGACAGCACGATGTCCACAGGGGCATCCAGATATTCGCTAAGCCATTTGATCATCGGGGTGGTGTGCAGCATGTTGCCGATACCGGTCCCGATGGCCACCAGGGTCGGCGTTTTCTGCGCCCGCACCAACCGGTCAATCCCGCTTTGGAATATCTCGTACGACCAGCGGTCGGAATTCTTCTTTGCAGCCTCCGAACGCTTGGCGTGATAGTCGGCGTCAGAATACAGCCTGTCTATCTCGGCCGCCCAGAGATCGGGATCTTCGGGCAGGATAATGCCTGACTCTTCTAGCAAGTTGCGCACGTTGCCCACATCGGATCCAATCACCGGAATACCGTTGCGGTGCGCTTCAATCGGAACGCGGCTGAAGCTTTCGACAAAGTCATAGCTCGGTGTGAGAACAACCTGCGCGCGCCGGTAGAGCGCGCCCATGTCATCAACCCGTGCGACCAGTTCGACATTGCGCAGGCCACGCTTGCTGATCTCGATCTGCAAGCGCTTGCTGGTATCTTGGTTCTGGATCATGAAGAACGGAATATGTGGCAGCCGTTCGGCAACATCCAGTACCAGATAGCCGCCCTTGTCCTGACGTGAATTGGCCAACAACACGATCTTCTCTACCTGAGTTGCAGGCAAGGCATCGGCATTATCACGGGCCGCGTCATCCTTGGCCGGGGCGGCCTCCTCCATGGCAATAGATGGAACAATCGGGAGCAATACGCCGAATTCCTTGCGCACCAGATCTCGGGTAAAGACCGAATTCGCATACGTGGTACCAAAGCCCGTCAGGACAAGGTTGAACTCAAGACGGGTCGGCAGATCCTCAAGGTCCTTGAACCACGAATTTTCGGGCTGGGCGCGCGAGAATTTCATGTCACGCCAGAAATGCACACCGTGAATATGATAGGCGGCAGACCCTTTGAGCGCCTCCATCATTTCGAGCCCCATCCCCGTCACCGAATGAACAACCGCCGGCGCTTGTTCAAAGATGTGGTTGCGGAAGGACTCGACCCCGTAGTCCACCCAAGTGCAAGGCATGTCGGCCGGACCGGTATCCTCACCATTGTGATTGCCACCGCGCTCAAAGCCCATGAACTGGACATCCAGACCGTGCGTTTTGTATTCCTGCGCGGCCTGATACAGGAAATGCTCAGCACCGCCAAATTTGTTCGTGCCCTGTTTGGACACCAGCATCACGCTTTGCGCCTGCCTGTCACGCTGAATCCGGATCGCCGTTTCAACCTGACCGCCCCCCAAAAGACAGTCGAGCTGGACGCTGCCAATCTTGTGGTTCACAAATACCGGATCCCAGAAATCGAGGTTACGGTAGCACACCGGATCGTCGGGAAATTCCGGCGTCACAATGCGGATTTCGCCAACATGGTTCAGCGATGCGGTATTCACCGGCAACTGCTCCAGATTGATCTCTTCGCCCTCTATGCTGCGGAAGACGGTCTCGCCGTAGGTGCCCTCCCCCGAGAAACGCTTCATCAGTGTCTTGAGAAAGAGATAGGCATCATCGGTAAAATCATATTGCTGCACCAGATCCGCAGCCATGCGGTATTCACCGAAGAACACCAGACACTGCGCCTGAATGCGCACGTATTTCGAGGTCGGCTTGCACGCCACGGCCTGAGCAGCAGCAGCAAGAGCCTCCGTGCGGGCCCCCTGCCACATATAAAGCCGGGTCAGCTCATATTCGACAAGCCCGTCCTTGCGCCCCAATTCACGCGCCCGCAAAAGCAGCTCGCGTGCGAGGTCTGCGTATTCCGGTTTGGCCGGATATTTTCCGAAGGCCCCATGCGAGGCTTGGAACGCTTTGCGACCCGCCTCCAGCGTCCGGTTCGCCGACACTTTCACCTGCATCGACAGCGAGGTAAGCAGGCTGGTCACCCCCTCCTCCAGCAGTCCCAGCTTTTCTTCGGCAATGGACTTGAACCAAAATGCCTCTTCCGCATTCAGTGAGGTCCGCAGGGCCCTGTTTGACAGGATCAGCAGATGCTCGAACATGCCCAGAGCAATCAGACATTCCGCCAGCGTCTTGAAATAGATCGAGTCAGCCCCGAAACTGCGCACATATACGTTCAGCATCGACAGCAGGTCTTGTGCCGTTTTGGCATTCGGGCGCGTGGTCTTGAAGACGGCTTCAAAGCTTTTGCGGCGCTCCTGAACGGCCTTCGACGTCGCCTGTTCGGGTGTCGGCAACGCGAAATGCAGCATCACGCTACTGTCGATCATCAGACCATCGGCAACCGGAGGAAACTTGGCGCGCATGTCTTCCAGATGCTGTAGGTCCACGCGCCGCAAGCTCGGGATCGACGCCGTCATTGTCACCGCCGCCTGAAAGACCTGGTCATCCAATACCAATCGCAGCATCATATTGCTGTCTGTGGCACGGCGCAGCGCCGTCACAGTCGTCCGGGACAAAGGCAGCGCGTCGGCAGCCCATGACTGGCAGGATACATCCTGTGGAAACTGCGCCGCGGCATTGATCTGTGGCAGGATATCCTGGATGAAGCTTTGGCTCGCCAGCACATGGTTGATGACCTCGGTCAGAGGCGACACAAGCGTGGCCGCCAGTATCTCTGCCTCTGAGGGCGCGCGATGCGTAAAGAACCAGTAGCACTGTATGATATCGGTCTGCGTGACCGTCCCAGCGTTTTCAGCGTTTGGCCCTGATGGCGTCTTACCCGGCTGCACAAACGCTTTAGAGCCTTTTGCCTTGGCGTTTGATTTCCGTGACTGGTTCAGCCAGGCACTTGCCATTTCAAACGCACCGATCTCTGCCAGCTTGGCGGCCAAAGAGCGGGCCTCGTCGGTTGGCAGTGCATCGGGCTGCGCCTGCGCGGTTGGCGATGCTTTGCCTCCTGCAGAACTATCGCAGATGACATCGCCCCACTCAGAATACAGCTTGGTGTCGCCTCCCTCCGCCGCTGGTGCCCGAAAAAGCACGTGAGACGCGGCACTGGTGGCCTCATCAGCCGCATGGATCGGCACATGCACGGTTGGTGATACCCGCACCGACTTGCCGTCAGGCGTTTCCACAGACAAGGTCGTTTCCTGTGGCACCAATCCGGCGGGCACGCGGAAGACGATCATGTCCTCAAGCTTGGCGGCCAAATGCGCGACAGGCACAGGCGCGTTATCCTGCTTCATCTCGCCTTCGATAAAGACAGGCTGTTCTGCCTGCCCTGCCCCCAGCGAAACGGCCGCAAATGCCGCATCGGCCGGAAAGTTCGCAGGCAGCGGGACAGTAACAACCAAAAAGCCCGCAGCCGTTTCGGAAAAGGGACCTGTCAGATGACAATCGACCCTAACACTGGTGTCTTTCGGCAAGGAAGAGAGCGACAGGCTGATATCTGTCACCTTCTCGTCGGGGTCATTTGCCTCGCGCAATTTCAAAATCAGCTGCCGTGCTGCCGGATGATACCGCGCCTGCGCAACATGCAACTGCGCGGGGTCCACCGGGCTGTCCAGCACACTGATGAAAAGGGCCCGCAGGCGATGGATTTCAACACCGAGCTCGGGGGCCTGTGCGGCGTCCAGCAAGGTCAACATCAGGTTTCGGGCATCGGCAGCCCGTGCACTATCCCGATCCGCCGACTTGGGATCCGCACCATAAGACAGCTGTGCAATCTGTGCGCCAAACGCATCGCTGCACAAAAATTCAGCAAGTGACTGCATGGCGACAGGCAAGGTCTGTGCAGCGGCTATCGATTTTGCCTGACCGTCAACAGAAAGAGCGGCAAGAGCCGGATCAGCCACGGCAGCATGCAACGCACCCTCACACAAAATTTGCTGGATGACAGGCAGCTGGGCAGCGCTCTGAGCGGCATCAAAAAAGACCCCTTTGCGCTGCTCTATGGCCGTGCAGAACAGAACCATGTGATCGAACCTGTTGGTATCCGACACCAAACGGTCGCCCAAGTATAGCGGCGCACCCGGCTGCACACCAAGCTTGCTCCGCAGCCAGTCCTGATAGGTTACCGCCACATCACGCGCCAACAACGGCTCTGGCAACGCCATGCTAAAGGCCCGCTCTTTAGCTCCAAATTCCTTTGACACCAGCACCTTGCTCGCGGCTTCCAAAAACGGAAATCGTGATTTTTCTTCGATGTCCCTCTGGCTTGGTTTGCGGCCAAGGAAAAGGCCAAATAGATAGATCGTATCCCAGTTCATCATCGTACGTGCTTCGGTCATTTATAATAATCTTCTGTTAGATTCTCTTTTGACAACAACACGCGACGGCCATTGCCCCTTATCTTTTTCTGTCCAGTTCGGAGGGGGGGCAATGCAACTTTAGACTGCGGCTAAAGTTGCCTATTCGCCCCGAATTGGAGCCCCTTTGCTATGTACCGTCGTTGGCTCCTCAAGTATAGCAGCATATATGTTGATCCTACTTGTTCAGACCGGTTTGCGTCGGTTATTCCGATTAAAGGCCTTTTAACACATGAAAATTATGTCTTATCTTTCAGGGATGCCCACAGTTGTAGTGATGGGCGATGTGATGCTTGATCTGTACCTGTCCGGACGCGTCAGCCGCATCTCTCCCGAAGCACCGGTTCCGGTCCTGCACCACATGGCAGAACGGGCGGTCGCAGGTGGCGCAGCCAACGTTGCACTGAACATTGCCCAGCTTGGCGGACAGGCACGTCTGGTCGGACTTATCGGGCAGGATGAAGGCGGCGCGCGCTTGACCGATGTGCTGCGCCCGCTGGGGTTGGATCACGATCTCATCGCGTCCCATGATATTGAGACAGTCACAAAAACGCGGGTGTTGGCCGAAAACCACCACCAGTTTCTGCGCATTGACCGCGAACGCTTTATGGCGCTCGATAAGGCCCTGTGTGACACGGTGCTGGCCCGCCTTGATGCGGCCCTGGAAGGCGCGGGCATTCTTGTGCTGTCGGATTATGACAAGGGCCTGCTGTCGGACGATATGCTGCCCCGTGTGATCGCCTTGGCCAACGCCCGCGGCGTTCCTGTCATGGTCGACCCAAAGCGGCCTGATTTTGCGATCTACAAAGGCGCGCAAATCATCAAGCCGAACCTGAATGAGCTGTCCACGGCAACAGGGTACGATTGCCATGACATTGCGAACCGCGATCTGGCATTAAAACAGATCAGCGCACAGACCGGCGCCGATATCCTGCTGACAATGTCGGAAAAAGGGATGATCTATTACCCGGCTGCAGGCGGTGAAACGATCCATATGGCGACCTCTGCGCGCGAGGTGTTCGATGTTTCGGGGGCCGGCGATACGGTCATGGCGTTGTTCGCATCTGTCCGTGCCAGTGGCGCCCCGATAGAGACGGCAATGCATGTGGCCAATATTGCGGCCGGTCTCGTGGTTGCCAAGGTCGGCACCGCAGTGCTGGAAGTAGCCGAACTGGATGAGGCTCTGACCCAGTTCTCCCGGCATCGCAACACATCCCGGCCAACACAGACAGAAGACGACAGCAACGGCGAGATCATGGATCTGGCAACCGCCGCCGCCCGCAGTGCCGAATGGAAGCGTAGCGGTTTGCGTGTCGGCTTTACCAACGGCTGCTTCGATCTGCTGCACCCGGGCCATGTGCGCATTCTACAGGCCGCGCGCAGCTTTTGTGACAAGCTGATCGTGGGGATGAACACCGATGCCTCGGTCCAACGCCTCAAGGGGCCTACCCGCCCTGTACAGCAACAGGATGCGCGCGCCTGCGTTATGGCCGCCATGACAGGCGTTGACGGCGTCGTCCTGTTTGATGAAGAGACCCCGCTGAACCTGATCAAAGCGATTGTGCCAGATGTTTTGGTCAAGGGGGCAGACTATGAGATCAAGGACATCGTCGGAGCCGATTTCGTTCTAGCCAACAAAGGCAAGGTAGAGCGCGTTCCCCTGAAGGAAGGCCACTCAACCACATCCCTGATCGCCCGATCCAACCTGCCCACCCCCGGTGAGGCCACATCGTGACGCAGGCGCTGGATAGCGCACGGGCACAAGGCGCGCTGGACTGGCTGCTCGACACCAGCCTGCCGCTGTGGCTGTCCCGCGGACTGGACCGTGAACGCGGGGGTTTTCATGAATCTCTGGATCCGGTGACCGGTGGCTGCGACGCCGATTTCCGCCGCCTTCGGGTGGCAACGCGGCAAACCTATGTCTGGGCCGCTGCCATGCGTCTGGGATACGCAGAAGCCGAAGAAGGTCTGCACCACGGCCTGAAATTTCTGACCGGGCCCGCCCGCCACACAGAGGGTGGTTTTTGCAACCGCTTCGACCTGAACGGAAAAGTTACCGATGCCACGCGCGATCTTTATGATCTGGCCTTCGTCGCCTTCGCTCTGGCACATGCCTATGACGTTACCGGCGACACAACGCTGCGCGACGAGGCAGACGCCCTTGCCGCGCTGATCAGCAAGGACATGCCCCATCCTTCCGGTGGCTTCCATGAGGCACTGCCCCCTCGCCTGCCCCGCCGTCAGAACCCGCATATGCACCTGCTTGAGGCTGCATTGGCCTGGAGCGAACTTGCCCCCGAAGGTCCGTGGACCGGCATCGCGAAAGACCTTGTCGCCCTGTTCCAGACGCGATTGTTTGATCCTGCGACAGGGGCCCTGCCCGAATATTTCGATGCAGACCTGCGCCCCGTGACCGACGATCAGATGGTTGAACCGGGGCATCATTTCGAATGGGTTTGGTTGCTGCACCATGCAAAGCGTTTAGGCATTGCAGAGCAGACAAACGAGGCCGGCGCGCTTTATGATTTCGCGCACCGTTTCGGCATCGGCCCGTCGGGCGTACCGCATGGTGCTTTGGCGCTTGATGGACAAATCCTGCCGGTAGCGACCCGCATCTGGGCGCCGGCAGAATGGCTCAAGGCAGAGGCCGTGACACCCGGCCCTGACCGCGATGCACGCGTAGGGCGGGCCTGGGCTGCCGTGCAACGCTATCTGGAAGCAGACATGCCCGGTCTTTGGCACGAACGTCTGGACAAGGATGCCTTCGTGCCCGGCCCTGCCCCGGCCACCTCGCTGTACCATCTGGTGCTGGCGATCGAGGTTATGTGCCAAGCCACCGATTGCCACCCGCGCCCCTTTGCAACGAAAGCCCCCGTATGACAGAGGTCCACAGCGGGCGCAGTGCGGTGCTATTTGACCGGGACGGGGTGCTGAATGTCGATACCGGCTATCTGCACCGCCCCCAGGAATGGGTCTGGATTGACGGCGCACCGGAAACGATCGCCAGCGTCAAAAAGCGTGGACAATTGGCCATCGTAGTGACCAACCAGTCCGGCATCGCCCGGGGCTATTATGATGAAACGCACCTGCACGCCCTGCACGCTTGGGTGAATGATGACCTGGAACACCGGACCGGCGTGCGCATTGACGCTTTTTACCATTGCCCCTACCTGCCCGATGCACCGGTGGCTGCTTTTGCGCATCCCGATCACCCCGACCGCAAACCGAACCCCGGCATGCTGCTGCGCGCGATCGCCGATCACGGGCTTGATCCGGCATCCTGTCTGATGATCGGTGACAAAGACAGCGATATGCAAGCCGCTGCCGCCGCCGGCGTGACGGGCAAACTGTTCAGGGGCGGCGACCTGTCTCACATGCTGCGCGACTGATACTTGCGCCGCCCGCCAGACAGATCATGGGCATTTAGCCCGCGTTAGTGTCGAGATAGGCCCGGACACCGTCCTTGAGGTTTGTGAATTCGGCCTTATACCCCGCCTCCCGCAATTTTGTCAGATCAGCGCAGGTATAGCTTTGATAGGCGCCGCGCAGATGGTCGGGAAAGGGAACATATTCGATTTCACCCTTGCCGTGCCAGTCGATCACCGCTTCGGCCATGTTGTTGAAGCTGTGCGTGCGTCCCGAACCGCAATTGTAGATGCCCGACACATCCGGGTTATCCAGCATCCACAGATTTACCGAAACACAGTCTCTAACAAAGACAAAATCCCTTTCCTGCCCGCCATTGGCATACCCGTCCGTGCCCTCGAACAACCGGGCGACCGATGTATCACGCACCTGATTGGAGAAATGGAAGGCGGTAGACGCCATCGCGCCCTTATGTGTCTCACGCGGGCCGTAAACGTTGAAATATCTCAGCCCGACCACCTGAGCTGTCTTTTTCGGCAGCATGCGGCGTACATATTGGTCGAACAGAAATTTGGAATAGGCATACATGTTGATGGGCTTCTCGCAGGCCCGGTCTTCGCGAAAGCCGTTTTCGCCCATACCGTAAACAGATGCGGATGAAGCATAGATAAAGGCCGCGCCGTTGTCCTGACACCAGTGAAGCAACTGCTTTGAATAGTCATAGTTGACTTCCATGACATAGCGGCCGTTCCATTCCGTTGTTGCGGAACATGCTCCCTGGTGGATGATCGCCTCTACCGGGCCGAATGCCCCTGCATTCAGCTTTTCCATCAGTTGATCGGATTCAACATAGTCAGCGATATCAAGATCAACGAGGTTAACCATCTTGTGACCATCTTCAAGCTGATCCACGATAACGATATCGGTCTGGCCACGGCGGTTCAGCGCCGCAACAATGTTAGATCCGATAAAACCCGCACCACCCGTGACAATAATCATTGGCAGAATTCCCCTATTTCAATTCAAGCAAGGACTATCACTGAACGCATTCAATCTCTAGCCTTCAAGCCTATAAATAGTCGGCAAGTTCCGGCTCTGGACGTGGTGCTTGAAAACGCAGCTTTCGGCACGATCAGGCGGGCAATTGCAGCTTCAAATAGCTGCAATTCAGGCTCTAATACAGGGCTTTCCGGTCAGCATAGTCAGTAAGGATTATAGGATTTTTCCTCAATGATGACCGAACCGGTCAGCATATTGATCTTGCGCTTGATCTCGGCACGCTTGTCGTTCCTGATATAAACCTGACGCGCCAGTTCGATGAAATCGGCACCAAAATTCTGGTCACGCTCGGCCTGGCGCTTACCATCCTCGATATCCCACAGCGTGTTGTTCACCTCTTCCAGTTGCCCGACAAGCGCATCCAGCTCCGGGCCCGACACAGGAACCTTCGTGACGGCCTTCTCCAGCGCTTCAAGTTCCAGCTTGACGTTCTTTCGTTTCGCGGCGTCGGAAAATCGTTTTAGTTTGATCCTGAGAATGGTGATTTTGTCGAAAAGCTCACCAACAGATACGGGTATGTCTATATTATTCAAAGCATCGCCTTTCTATAGAGGGCGCAAAGTGTTTCAGTCCTGACACAGATGTCTAAACGCCTGCATGACATCCTCTACGGAGATGTCGGATATACACTTACATTCTCCGGAACGAAACCTCTCTATGTCAGTGACTTCGCAGGGCGTACAGTCCCGCTGTGCAGAAAGGCTGATGCAGTTCGATCTTAGCGGCGCGCGCGTCGCCACATCTGTCGGGGCGAACAGGGACAGGACCGGAATGCCCAAAGCATGGGCAATGTTCATGACCCCGCTGTCATTGGATATGAAGTAATTACAGGCGCGAATTTCACTCACCATTTCCTCGATTGTGCCGCCGGTGTAATCCTGTGCGCCCTCGACATATTCATCGGCAACCCCGAATGAACGCAGCTCCCATCCTTCGGCTGTCAGACGCGGAACGAGCTCTTCAAACCCCGTCCACCGCTTCGAGCTCCAATAGCCCGGTTTTGACCCGCCATGGATGCCGATAACCCGCCCCTGCGTCCATGTATGGTTGATGTTGGACACATAATAGTCATTCGCAAAAGTCGCGGGATCGTATGGCACCCCCATCATCGCCTCTACGGCCTCCAGATTAAATAGGCTTTCATGCGATGTCTCACCCGGCCGGAACATGTTCCAGTCCCGGCTATAGAGCACATTCGGAGAATTGAACCGCATCCGTGCCGACCCGAAGCAATGCGAGAGAAAGACAGTATCGTAGTAACGCTCCAAAAGCGCTGGTCCCATCCGGTGCACCGCATTCACAATCCCGTCGCGTTGCAGCAGAAACAGGCTCCCGCTGTAGTCCTCGGCCACGACAACATCGACCGGCGCGCCAATGTGCCGCGCGATGGCAGTCAGCATTGGCCCGCAATGCAGCAGATTGCCGATCCCTGACCCGACACCGACCAACACAGGCTTGCGCATGAAATCAAAGACATTTCGCTGCGCATCGCGCTGTCTGGCAGCAGAGTAGCGGATGGCGTTTTCATGGGCGCGCTGGACGCATTGTGCGTAATACTCGGGGTCGTCATAAAGCCGCGAGATTTCGGTGGCCCATGCATCAGCATCTTCGGGCAAAACGATCCCGGATTCAGTCAACAGATACGGCACGTTGCCTTCGGTCGATCCGATGACCGGTTTGCCAAAGCGATGTGCCTCAATGGGGACGCGTCCGAAGGTTTCCTTGAACTGATAGCTTGGAACCGCGACCACATGGGCCCCAAGATAGAGGGGGGTCATATCCTCTACCTTCGAGATGATCTCGACGTTTTTCAGCCCTCGGCTATCGATCTGGGCAATGCCTGCTTCGATGGATTTTTGATTGGCGATTGTCACAAAGGACACGTTGGGTAGACGTTCTGCGA
Protein-coding sequences here:
- the rfaE2 gene encoding D-glycero-beta-D-manno-heptose 1-phosphate adenylyltransferase, producing the protein MKIMSYLSGMPTVVVMGDVMLDLYLSGRVSRISPEAPVPVLHHMAERAVAGGAANVALNIAQLGGQARLVGLIGQDEGGARLTDVLRPLGLDHDLIASHDIETVTKTRVLAENHHQFLRIDRERFMALDKALCDTVLARLDAALEGAGILVLSDYDKGLLSDDMLPRVIALANARGVPVMVDPKRPDFAIYKGAQIIKPNLNELSTATGYDCHDIANRDLALKQISAQTGADILLTMSEKGMIYYPAAGGETIHMATSAREVFDVSGAGDTVMALFASVRASGAPIETAMHVANIAAGLVVAKVGTAVLEVAELDEALTQFSRHRNTSRPTQTEDDSNGEIMDLATAAARSAEWKRSGLRVGFTNGCFDLLHPGHVRILQAARSFCDKLIVGMNTDASVQRLKGPTRPVQQQDARACVMAAMTGVDGVVLFDEETPLNLIKAIVPDVLVKGADYEIKDIVGADFVLANKGKVERVPLKEGHSTTSLIARSNLPTPGEATS
- a CDS encoding glycosyltransferase; protein product: MTEARTMMNWDTIYLFGLFLGRKPSQRDIEEKSRFPFLEAASKVLVSKEFGAKERAFSMALPEPLLARDVAVTYQDWLRSKLGVQPGAPLYLGDRLVSDTNRFDHMVLFCTAIEQRKGVFFDAAQSAAQLPVIQQILCEGALHAAVADPALAALSVDGQAKSIAAAQTLPVAMQSLAEFLCSDAFGAQIAQLSYGADPKSADRDSARAADARNLMLTLLDAAQAPELGVEIHRLRALFISVLDSPVDPAQLHVAQARYHPAARQLILKLREANDPDEKVTDISLSLSSLPKDTSVRVDCHLTGPFSETAAGFLVVTVPLPANFPADAAFAAVSLGAGQAEQPVFIEGEMKQDNAPVPVAHLAAKLEDMIVFRVPAGLVPQETTLSVETPDGKSVRVSPTVHVPIHAADEATSAASHVLFRAPAAEGGDTKLYSEWGDVICDSSAGGKASPTAQAQPDALPTDEARSLAAKLAEIGAFEMASAWLNQSRKSNAKAKGSKAFVQPGKTPSGPNAENAGTVTQTDIIQCYWFFTHRAPSEAEILAATLVSPLTEVINHVLASQSFIQDILPQINAAAQFPQDVSCQSWAADALPLSRTTVTALRRATDSNMMLRLVLDDQVFQAAVTMTASIPSLRRVDLQHLEDMRAKFPPVADGLMIDSSVMLHFALPTPEQATSKAVQERRKSFEAVFKTTRPNAKTAQDLLSMLNVYVRSFGADSIYFKTLAECLIALGMFEHLLILSNRALRTSLNAEEAFWFKSIAEEKLGLLEEGVTSLLTSLSMQVKVSANRTLEAGRKAFQASHGAFGKYPAKPEYADLARELLLRARELGRKDGLVEYELTRLYMWQGARTEALAAAAQAVACKPTSKYVRIQAQCLVFFGEYRMAADLVQQYDFTDDAYLFLKTLMKRFSGEGTYGETVFRSIEGEEINLEQLPVNTASLNHVGEIRIVTPEFPDDPVCYRNLDFWDPVFVNHKIGSVQLDCLLGGGQVETAIRIQRDRQAQSVMLVSKQGTNKFGGAEHFLYQAAQEYKTHGLDVQFMGFERGGNHNGEDTGPADMPCTWVDYGVESFRNHIFEQAPAVVHSVTGMGLEMMEALKGSAAYHIHGVHFWRDMKFSRAQPENSWFKDLEDLPTRLEFNLVLTGFGTTYANSVFTRDLVRKEFGVLLPIVPSIAMEEAAPAKDDAARDNADALPATQVEKIVLLANSRQDKGGYLVLDVAERLPHIPFFMIQNQDTSKRLQIEISKRGLRNVELVARVDDMGALYRRAQVVLTPSYDFVESFSRVPIEAHRNGIPVIGSDVGNVRNLLEESGIILPEDPDLWAAEIDRLYSDADYHAKRSEAAKKNSDRWSYEIFQSGIDRLVRAQKTPTLVAIGTGIGNMLHTTPMIKWLSEYLDAPVDIVLSGDWAEADQLFAGSPYVNMIFPLDERILMKPYKQVFVSHSFGDGRFDFTAEDVHYSREWRRFDPSGEVHEGAFNIDFVAEALGVDRSAATGGYFLADRTYNKPEECRRIGFHAGSKSNHWAVKRWPYFQQLAEALISRGYEVVCFGGDAEAVPFTQKSTGLILQDSIDGIMECDYFISNDSGVMNIANALAMPQAALFGPTNPVTRGPDNPECLIIMVDKDCAPCETKPALKPTKIDLGECDCMKTLTLEFVLDQVLSHIESIYGTIVPQETGK
- a CDS encoding sulfotransferase domain-containing protein → MKYPNLLVIGAQKAGTTWLHKRLKEHPDVFMTETKEVHHFTRPNWREMIEEYAAHFVDSGPETWAGESSPGYLWSADPSSEFYQPGKPRNDDVPGAVHEILGADVRLLVGLRHPVDRAVSAYFHHFRYNRFEPGQSILDIGKKFGIIDMGFYRKHMEMWLSRFDRSNFHVMLFDDLQTRPADCWNDVCDFLALKRVDLPAVTKAANPGFNLTFRDNAIQIDQDSKNPKNIKFMENGDEGSSKAASASITLDELKTLHEMYRDDIAWVEQTFDAARLGWSSKISDLVSEPVV
- the rfaD gene encoding ADP-glyceromanno-heptose 6-epimerase produces the protein MIIVTGGAGFIGSNIVAALNRRGQTDIVIVDQLEDGHKMVNLVDLDIADYVESDQLMEKLNAGAFGPVEAIIHQGACSATTEWNGRYVMEVNYDYSKQLLHWCQDNGAAFIYASSASVYGMGENGFREDRACEKPINMYAYSKFLFDQYVRRMLPKKTAQVVGLRYFNVYGPRETHKGAMASTAFHFSNQVRDTSVARLFEGTDGYANGGQERDFVFVRDCVSVNLWMLDNPDVSGIYNCGSGRTHSFNNMAEAVIDWHGKGEIEYVPFPDHLRGAYQSYTCADLTKLREAGYKAEFTNLKDGVRAYLDTNAG
- a CDS encoding AGE family epimerase/isomerase; amino-acid sequence: MTQALDSARAQGALDWLLDTSLPLWLSRGLDRERGGFHESLDPVTGGCDADFRRLRVATRQTYVWAAAMRLGYAEAEEGLHHGLKFLTGPARHTEGGFCNRFDLNGKVTDATRDLYDLAFVAFALAHAYDVTGDTTLRDEADALAALISKDMPHPSGGFHEALPPRLPRRQNPHMHLLEAALAWSELAPEGPWTGIAKDLVALFQTRLFDPATGALPEYFDADLRPVTDDQMVEPGHHFEWVWLLHHAKRLGIAEQTNEAGALYDFAHRFGIGPSGVPHGALALDGQILPVATRIWAPAEWLKAEAVTPGPDRDARVGRAWAAVQRYLEADMPGLWHERLDKDAFVPGPAPATSLYHLVLAIEVMCQATDCHPRPFATKAPV
- a CDS encoding HAD family hydrolase, with amino-acid sequence MTEVHSGRSAVLFDRDGVLNVDTGYLHRPQEWVWIDGAPETIASVKKRGQLAIVVTNQSGIARGYYDETHLHALHAWVNDDLEHRTGVRIDAFYHCPYLPDAPVAAFAHPDHPDRKPNPGMLLRAIADHGLDPASCLMIGDKDSDMQAAAAAGVTGKLFRGGDLSHMLRD